From Triticum aestivum cultivar Chinese Spring chromosome 4A, IWGSC CS RefSeq v2.1, whole genome shotgun sequence, a single genomic window includes:
- the LOC123087582 gene encoding monothiol glutaredoxin-S7, chloroplastic, protein MAAAAPSATALAGAALPLPLSARPQPARFSVALPRTAPPPPALRLRSVRRLAAAEGPPAGMKETLDKVVSAHKVVLFMKGTKDFPQCGFSHTVVQILRSLDVPFETLDVLANDALRQGLKDYSSWPTFPQLYIDGEFFGGCDITLEAYKSGELQETLEKAMCS, encoded by the exons atggccgccgccgccccctccgccacGGCGCTCGCCGGCGCAGCCCTCCCGCTCCCCCTCTCCGCGCGACCTCAACCCGCTCGGTTCTCCGTGGCGCTCCCCCGGACGGCCCCTCCTCCCCCGGCCCTGCGGCTCCGGTCGGTGCGGCGCCTGGCGGCGGCCGAGGGGCCCCCGGCGGGCATGAAGGAGACGCTGGACAAGGTGGTGTCGGCGCACAAGGTGGTGCTGTTCATGAAGGGGACCAAGGACTTCCCGCAGTGCGGCTTCTCCCACACCGTGGTGCAGATCCTGCGCTCCCTCGACGTGCCCTTCGAGACGCTCGACGTGCTTGCTAACGACGCCCTCCGCCAGGGGCTCAAGGACTACTCCAGCTGGCCCACCTTCCCGCAGCTCTACATCGACGGCGAGTTCTTCGGCGGATGCGACATCACCCTCG AGGCATACAAGAGTGGGGAACTGCAGGAGACGCTGGAGAAAGCAATGTGCTCTTAG